One genomic region from Candidatus Bathyarchaeia archaeon encodes:
- a CDS encoding AIR synthase-related protein — translation MGKLHLKDLKKLLRCIKRDSRIIIPPMVGYDSGVHLIGDKWLVVSTDPCIGVPEKWFGWLLIHYAASDVALFGAKPQFCTINLLGPPATKPSTFQRIMRQACKAAEDLDMAIVTGHTGTYEGLSTLVGVCTAYGLVEKDKLKTPGNAKPNDLIVCTKPLGLEIAINLALMNRNLAEKLFGKKRTRELLGLVALQSSVKEAIALAEISGIHAMHDLTEGGLVASLNEMAEASEVGFRIEFEKIPICPEAKKLKESFGLSNRQLLSMSSTGTVLAAISPKAKGEVEKLLEEHNLKARFLGIFTEDKRRILVKGGKERRFPEKAEDPYERILSGAL, via the coding sequence ATGGGAAAACTGCACCTAAAAGACCTCAAAAAACTGTTGAGATGCATTAAAAGGGACAGCCGTATAATTATTCCGCCTATGGTTGGCTATGATTCAGGAGTGCACTTGATAGGCGACAAGTGGCTTGTCGTCTCCACAGACCCTTGCATAGGTGTTCCAGAAAAATGGTTCGGATGGCTTCTAATCCACTATGCAGCATCAGACGTGGCGCTTTTCGGAGCCAAACCCCAGTTCTGCACCATAAACCTCCTCGGGCCTCCAGCCACAAAGCCCTCAACCTTTCAGAGAATTATGAGGCAAGCATGTAAAGCTGCAGAAGATTTGGACATGGCCATAGTGACTGGACACACTGGCACATATGAGGGTTTGTCAACGCTTGTAGGAGTTTGCACAGCCTACGGCCTAGTAGAAAAAGATAAGCTTAAAACGCCTGGTAATGCGAAGCCTAACGACCTCATTGTCTGCACAAAACCGTTAGGCTTAGAAATAGCTATCAACCTAGCTCTCATGAATAGAAATTTAGCTGAAAAACTTTTTGGAAAAAAGCGAACCCGCGAATTGTTGGGGCTTGTAGCCCTTCAGAGCAGCGTCAAGGAAGCAATTGCCCTTGCGGAAATCAGCGGCATACATGCCATGCATGACCTAACAGAGGGCGGGCTGGTGGCCTCATTAAATGAGATGGCCGAAGCTTCAGAGGTCGGGTTCAGAATAGAATTTGAAAAAATTCCAATATGTCCCGAAGCCAAAAAACTCAAAGAAAGTTTCGGGCTTTCTAATAGGCAGCTGCTCTCCATGTCTTCAACCGGCACAGTTCTGGCTGCCATCAGCCCAAAAGCCAAAGGCGAAGTTGAAAAATTGTTGGAAGAGCACAACCTTAAAGCTCGTTTCTTAGGAATCTTCACAGAAGACAAAAGGCGTATACTTGTGAAAGGCGGGAAGGAAAGGCGGTTTCCAGAAAAGGCTGAAGATCCTTATGAGAGAATTCTCTCCGGTGCGTTGTAA
- a CDS encoding RimK family alpha-L-glutamate ligase codes for MKFGVVTRNPNAYSSAQLREALGKRKIPHICFSFPWLVARVGYKPYLNVRSVDILKDLNALIIRPIGRGSLEEIVFRMDLLYRLERLGFYVVNPPEAIEHCVDKYDLLAILEDAGIPVPRTAVTEDADEALKAFHELGGDVVLKPIFGSRGIGSTRINDPEVAYTAFRAITFYHGVIYIQEFVPHGCSDIRAFVIGDRVVAAMRRVAQSWKTNYSQGARPEPIKLDNQLEDLAIKSAHLIKCKIAGVDILESPKGPLVVEVNSQPGWRGLQSVTRVNIADEIVDFVLSELKK; via the coding sequence TTGAAGTTTGGAGTTGTTACACGAAACCCAAATGCCTACAGCTCAGCTCAGCTTCGTGAGGCGCTGGGAAAGCGCAAAATTCCCCATATTTGTTTTAGTTTTCCATGGCTTGTGGCGCGTGTTGGTTATAAGCCCTACCTAAACGTGCGCAGCGTCGACATCTTGAAAGACTTGAATGCCCTAATAATTCGTCCGATTGGGCGCGGCTCTTTGGAGGAGATTGTTTTCCGTATGGACTTGCTTTATAGGCTTGAAAGGCTTGGCTTTTATGTCGTTAATCCGCCAGAAGCCATTGAACACTGTGTTGACAAATATGACTTGCTGGCAATTTTGGAGGATGCTGGCATACCAGTGCCGCGAACAGCTGTCACGGAGGACGCCGACGAAGCCTTGAAGGCTTTCCATGAGCTTGGCGGAGACGTTGTTCTTAAACCCATTTTTGGCTCTAGGGGGATCGGCTCAACACGCATAAACGACCCAGAAGTAGCCTACACAGCCTTTAGGGCCATAACCTTCTATCATGGCGTAATCTACATTCAAGAGTTTGTGCCTCATGGCTGTTCTGATATCCGCGCCTTTGTTATAGGCGACCGTGTTGTCGCTGCCATGCGCCGCGTCGCCCAAAGCTGGAAAACTAACTACAGTCAAGGAGCCCGCCCAGAACCAATAAAACTTGACAATCAACTGGAAGATTTAGCCATAAAATCCGCCCATCTAATAAAATGCAAAATTGCAGGAGTGGACATCCTAGAAAGCCCAAAAGGTCCGCTGGTGGTGGAGGTTAACAGTCAACCTGGATGGAGGGGCTTACAATCTGTCACGCGGGTCAATATTGCAGACGAAATAGTCGATTTCGTGCTTTCGGAACTGAAAAAATAG
- a CDS encoding formylmethanofuran dehydrogenase subunit C, which translates to MFVNLYPLKEFKLPIVAECINPDIFQGKSQKEIEKLGVWEGNKQKRLGELFKVEVVKEEGFSETTVITIHGNASRVRRIGAGMKSGEIIAKGDAGMHLGEEMRGGKITVYGNVLGWAGSMMKGGTIEIHGNAGDYLGAPYRGSTEGMKGGKIIVHGNVGNEAGAHMKKGLIKIYGNAGQFAGFRMHGGTVYVQKDCCGRAGACMTDGTIIVGGFLESVLPTFTIEGVRKKVKIEEGEVVEAPFYLFLGDLTENGRGKLYVAKEPNPHLSHYEKLL; encoded by the coding sequence ATGTTTGTAAACCTATACCCATTAAAAGAGTTTAAACTGCCAATAGTGGCCGAATGCATAAACCCCGACATCTTCCAAGGAAAAAGCCAAAAAGAGATCGAGAAGCTGGGGGTTTGGGAAGGAAATAAGCAGAAAAGGCTTGGAGAACTCTTCAAAGTTGAAGTGGTAAAGGAAGAGGGCTTTTCTGAAACCACCGTGATAACTATTCATGGGAATGCAAGCCGTGTAAGGCGGATAGGCGCCGGCATGAAAAGTGGCGAAATCATAGCTAAGGGAGATGCCGGAATGCATTTGGGCGAAGAAATGCGGGGCGGAAAAATAACCGTCTACGGCAATGTTTTGGGCTGGGCTGGTTCAATGATGAAGGGTGGAACAATAGAAATCCACGGAAATGCCGGCGACTATCTGGGTGCGCCATACCGTGGAAGCACAGAAGGCATGAAAGGCGGAAAAATAATTGTGCATGGAAATGTTGGAAACGAAGCCGGAGCCCACATGAAGAAAGGCCTAATAAAAATTTATGGAAATGCCGGACAGTTTGCAGGCTTCAGAATGCATGGCGGCACAGTCTATGTGCAGAAAGACTGCTGCGGAAGGGCTGGGGCATGCATGACGGATGGAACAATAATTGTTGGCGGCTTTTTAGAGTCAGTTCTCCCCACATTTACAATTGAAGGTGTGAGAAAGAAGGTTAAAATCGAAGAGGGCGAAGTGGTGGAAGCGCCCTTCTACCTCTTCCTTGGAGACTTAACGGAAAATGGTAGGGGCAAGCTTTATGTGGCTAAGGAGCCAAACCCCCACCTAAGCCATTATGAAAAACTTCTCTAA
- the mch gene encoding methenyltetrahydromethanopterin cyclohydrolase yields MNGGLSVNRLAWELLEKLCENSEYYGVKVEKAECGTTIVDAGIKAKGGFQAGKVITEICMGGCGKAKIGFERYGEFELPAIFVYTDHPAIATLGSQFAGWNIKEGEYFAIGSGPARALAQKPKEIYEKIGYRDDFDKAIVVLETDKIPPKKLMQRLAEDCQIQCENLALILTPTASLAGATQVAGRIVETGIHKLTKLGFNPNAILYAWGCAPIPPTHPKFVKAMARTNDAILYGGVTYYIVDYENEEELAKIVEKAPSKASRDYGKPFIEIFKVANYDFYKIDPNIFAPAKITINNLRTGKTFTAGEINHKILMEALFF; encoded by the coding sequence ATGAATGGCGGTTTAAGCGTAAACCGTTTGGCATGGGAACTATTGGAAAAGCTCTGCGAAAACTCGGAATACTACGGCGTGAAGGTTGAAAAGGCGGAATGCGGCACCACAATTGTGGATGCTGGAATAAAGGCTAAGGGTGGCTTTCAAGCTGGCAAGGTTATAACGGAAATCTGTATGGGTGGATGTGGAAAAGCCAAAATAGGCTTTGAGCGGTACGGTGAATTCGAGCTTCCAGCAATATTTGTTTACACAGACCACCCGGCAATAGCCACTCTGGGCTCCCAGTTTGCAGGATGGAACATTAAGGAGGGCGAATATTTCGCCATAGGCTCTGGTCCAGCAAGAGCCCTAGCCCAAAAGCCAAAAGAAATCTATGAGAAGATAGGCTATAGGGACGATTTTGACAAAGCCATAGTGGTTTTAGAAACCGACAAAATCCCACCAAAAAAGCTTATGCAGAGGCTGGCTGAAGACTGCCAAATCCAATGTGAAAACCTGGCGTTAATATTAACTCCGACGGCAAGCCTAGCCGGAGCAACACAAGTGGCTGGAAGAATAGTTGAAACTGGAATCCATAAACTTACAAAGCTGGGCTTTAACCCAAACGCCATCCTTTATGCTTGGGGATGCGCTCCAATACCGCCAACCCATCCAAAATTTGTCAAAGCCATGGCACGAACCAACGACGCCATCCTATATGGAGGCGTAACCTACTACATAGTCGACTATGAAAATGAGGAGGAACTAGCCAAAATAGTGGAGAAGGCACCATCAAAGGCATCAAGGGATTATGGTAAGCCCTTCATAGAAATTTTTAAGGTCGCAAACTACGACTTCTACAAAATAGACCCAAACATATTTGCACCAGCAAAAATAACCATAAACAATTTAAGGACTGGAAAAACTTTCACGGCTGGGGAAATCAACCACAAAATATTGATGGAAGCCCTATTTTTCTAA
- the thiT gene encoding energy-coupled thiamine transporter ThiT, translated as MNEKSLEPKISSPTKIIAEVVTFVALATALSYIKVFSLPQGGSVTAGSMVPILWLALRRGPKIGLFAAAVYGLVQLAVEPFIVHPLQVLLDYPLAFGALGLAGFFRNRPFVGVNVGIWGRFLSHFISGVIFFASYAPEGMHPMIYSAIYNGSYILPELAISIYIIFLLHESKLLKIFL; from the coding sequence GATAATTGCTGAAGTTGTAACTTTTGTGGCGCTTGCAACAGCTCTAAGCTACATTAAGGTTTTCAGTCTTCCACAAGGCGGGTCTGTGACGGCTGGCTCTATGGTGCCTATACTTTGGCTGGCTCTGCGAAGAGGCCCAAAAATCGGGTTGTTTGCAGCTGCTGTATATGGGCTTGTGCAGCTGGCTGTTGAGCCCTTTATTGTTCATCCGCTTCAGGTGCTTCTAGACTATCCCTTGGCTTTCGGCGCTCTTGGACTGGCTGGGTTTTTCCGTAACCGTCCCTTTGTGGGCGTTAATGTTGGAATTTGGGGACGTTTCCTATCTCACTTTATTTCAGGAGTAATTTTCTTCGCCAGCTACGCCCCTGAAGGAATGCATCCAATGATTTATTCAGCCATATACAATGGAAGCTATATACTGCCGGAACTTGCCATAAGCATCTACATAATATTCTTGCTGCATGAAAGTAAACTGCTTAAAATATTCCTTTAA
- a CDS encoding RAD55 family ATPase, with product MAKLKTGIKGFDELIGGGIESGSRNILYGPPGTGKTVFAMQFLWQGLCEGETVAYDVMDKPFPRLIAYFKSFGWDVEPYIEKGKFIAIQAFPHFEPYPKDPRVIYFSLEDFEEMKRIDRLLSEKGVTRFAAGDFSEQLFALYDLKYMEPVEDWTINWCHYDNIVNIDIMTAATQKDIATQRATDLDLNKAHNIFLFRFNEEKCRRELRIVKMEGCEHPLEWIPFRITSKGIELLKEK from the coding sequence ATGGCTAAGCTTAAAACCGGCATCAAGGGTTTCGACGAGTTAATAGGCGGCGGCATCGAGTCTGGATCAAGGAACATCCTTTACGGTCCACCGGGAACCGGCAAAACTGTTTTTGCCATGCAGTTCTTGTGGCAAGGCCTGTGCGAAGGCGAAACTGTGGCTTATGATGTTATGGATAAGCCTTTTCCGAGGCTTATCGCTTATTTCAAGTCTTTCGGCTGGGATGTTGAACCATACATTGAGAAGGGCAAGTTTATCGCTATTCAGGCTTTTCCCCACTTCGAGCCTTATCCAAAAGATCCGCGGGTAATTTATTTCAGCCTAGAAGATTTTGAAGAAATGAAACGTATTGACCGGTTGCTTTCTGAAAAGGGTGTGACAAGGTTTGCGGCTGGAGATTTCAGTGAGCAGCTTTTTGCATTATATGATTTAAAGTATATGGAGCCTGTTGAGGATTGGACGATTAACTGGTGCCACTACGACAACATTGTTAACATTGACATCATGACGGCTGCAACCCAGAAGGACATCGCCACGCAACGGGCGACAGATCTAGACCTTAACAAGGCACACAACATCTTCCTCTTCAGATTCAACGAGGAGAAATGCCGCCGCGAACTCCGCATAGTCAAAATGGAAGGGTGTGAGCATCCGCTGGAGTGGATTCCCTTCCGCATAACCAGCAAAGGCATAGAACTGTTAAAGGAAAAATAA
- a CDS encoding formylmethanofuran dehydrogenase subunit A produces the protein MELLIKNGFVYDPINGVDGEKMDIAIKDGKIVEKVNERRAKKIDASGMVVMPGGVDIHSHIAGGKVNSGRLLRPEDHFKDFERKTAITRSGVGYSIPSTFTTGYRYARMGWTTVMDPAMPPLEAKHTHEELSDTPIIDKSSYPLIGDWWFVLEYLRDGKIEECARHVAWMIKATKGYAIKLVNPGGLEAWGFGRNVKNIDDPVPYFRITPREIIRGLCKVNKLLNLPHTIHVHTNNLGKPGNYVTALETMKCVEDLAEDNKPVIHITHCQFSAFKGDDWRTFESGAEEIANYVNAHSHVTMDMGQVIFTDTTTMTADGPFQYILYTLSGNKWVNHDVETETSAGIVPFHYKRKSYVHATQWSIGLELALLIKDPWKILMTTDHPNGGPFIAYPRIVAWLMSRKAREATLKKINPKARSRSLLPTIDRELGFYEIAIVTRAGQAKALGLKNKGHLGVGADADIAIYNFNPETMDPSKKYKALRRAFKRAAYTIKSGQVVVKDGEVLKHIEGATMWLDVQTSEEAKITEEMKRRFKEYWTVEFENYPVSEDYLAISQPITVKADV, from the coding sequence ATGGAGCTTCTAATAAAAAACGGCTTCGTCTACGACCCAATTAACGGTGTTGACGGAGAAAAAATGGACATAGCCATAAAAGACGGCAAAATAGTTGAGAAAGTCAACGAGCGAAGAGCCAAAAAGATTGATGCCTCCGGAATGGTTGTCATGCCAGGCGGGGTTGACATCCACAGCCACATAGCCGGAGGAAAAGTGAACTCCGGTAGGCTTTTACGCCCAGAAGACCACTTTAAGGATTTTGAACGCAAAACAGCCATAACAAGGTCTGGTGTGGGCTATTCTATTCCATCCACTTTTACAACCGGCTACCGTTACGCTAGGATGGGCTGGACAACAGTTATGGACCCAGCCATGCCACCACTGGAGGCGAAACACACCCATGAAGAGTTAAGCGACACGCCAATAATTGATAAGTCTAGTTATCCACTGATAGGCGACTGGTGGTTTGTCCTCGAATATTTGAGGGACGGCAAAATAGAGGAGTGCGCCCGCCACGTGGCATGGATGATTAAGGCGACTAAGGGCTACGCGATAAAGCTTGTCAACCCAGGAGGGCTTGAGGCTTGGGGCTTTGGGCGCAACGTAAAAAACATAGACGACCCAGTCCCATATTTCAGGATTACACCCCGCGAGATCATCCGCGGACTGTGCAAGGTTAATAAGCTTCTAAACCTGCCACACACAATCCACGTGCACACAAACAACCTTGGGAAGCCGGGCAACTATGTGACAGCCTTGGAAACAATGAAATGTGTGGAGGATTTAGCCGAAGACAATAAGCCAGTAATTCACATAACCCACTGCCAGTTCAGCGCCTTCAAAGGCGACGACTGGAGAACCTTCGAATCCGGAGCGGAGGAAATAGCCAACTACGTTAATGCGCACTCCCACGTGACAATGGACATGGGGCAAGTAATATTCACAGACACCACAACAATGACGGCTGACGGCCCATTCCAATACATACTCTACACTTTAAGCGGAAACAAGTGGGTGAACCACGACGTTGAAACAGAAACAAGCGCCGGAATAGTACCCTTCCACTACAAAAGGAAGAGCTATGTCCATGCAACACAATGGTCTATTGGGCTGGAACTAGCTCTCCTAATTAAAGACCCGTGGAAAATCTTAATGACAACAGACCACCCCAACGGTGGACCATTTATTGCTTATCCGAGGATTGTGGCTTGGCTTATGAGCAGAAAAGCCAGAGAAGCCACGCTGAAAAAGATTAATCCGAAAGCCAGAAGCAGAAGCCTCCTCCCAACAATAGACCGTGAATTAGGCTTCTATGAAATAGCCATAGTGACAAGGGCGGGGCAAGCAAAAGCCCTAGGGCTTAAAAACAAGGGACACTTGGGCGTCGGCGCAGACGCAGACATAGCCATATACAACTTTAACCCGGAAACCATGGACCCGTCGAAGAAGTATAAGGCTTTGAGGAGGGCTTTCAAAAGGGCAGCCTACACCATCAAAAGTGGGCAAGTGGTTGTTAAGGATGGCGAAGTCCTAAAACACATTGAAGGAGCAACCATGTGGCTAGACGTGCAAACCAGCGAAGAGGCAAAAATAACAGAGGAAATGAAAAGGCGATTTAAAGAGTATTGGACTGTTGAGTTTGAGAATTACCCCGTAAGTGAGGATTATTTGGCAATTTCTCAACCAATAACCGTGAAGGCTGATGTTTAA
- a CDS encoding metallophosphoesterase family protein, translated as MQKSDLKQIVKEAFEATCEDFCHVVQEARELIYKENGRIGNFKVFGRLVKLSPVGEALVVGDLHGDLESLIEILNRSNFLNKLSQNSNATIIFLGDYGDRGPLSAEVYYTILKLKLHFPRQIILMRGNHEGPEDLIALPHDLPWQFQAKFGSNWEKAYKEIFKLFDCLYNVVLVEERYLMVHGGLPPQAKSLEDLAYAHEKHPKESFLEDLLWSDPTDAINETCASYRGAGKLFGQKVTDVVLQNFGVKVLIRGHEPCMEGYKINHNGKVLTLFSRKGSPYYNQHGAYLMVELSKSLQNAQELALYIQKF; from the coding sequence TTGCAGAAGTCAGACCTCAAACAAATTGTCAAAGAAGCCTTTGAAGCCACATGCGAGGATTTCTGCCATGTTGTTCAAGAGGCAAGAGAGCTAATCTACAAGGAAAATGGGCGAATTGGGAATTTTAAGGTTTTTGGGAGGCTTGTTAAGCTTTCGCCGGTCGGCGAGGCACTGGTTGTTGGGGACTTGCACGGCGACCTAGAAAGTCTAATAGAAATCTTAAACAGAAGTAATTTTCTAAATAAGCTAAGCCAAAACTCAAATGCAACAATAATTTTTCTCGGAGATTATGGCGATAGAGGCCCCTTATCCGCTGAAGTCTACTACACAATCTTGAAGCTTAAGCTGCATTTTCCAAGGCAGATAATCCTAATGAGGGGAAATCATGAGGGACCAGAAGACCTAATTGCTTTGCCCCACGATCTGCCATGGCAGTTCCAAGCGAAATTCGGCAGCAACTGGGAAAAAGCCTACAAAGAGATTTTCAAACTGTTCGATTGCCTATACAATGTCGTGCTTGTTGAAGAACGTTACCTAATGGTCCACGGCGGTTTGCCACCACAAGCAAAAAGCCTTGAGGATTTAGCCTACGCTCATGAAAAGCATCCTAAAGAAAGCTTTTTGGAGGACCTGCTTTGGAGTGACCCAACAGACGCCATAAACGAAACATGTGCATCATATCGCGGCGCCGGAAAACTATTTGGACAGAAGGTGACCGACGTTGTTCTGCAGAATTTTGGCGTTAAAGTTTTGATAAGGGGACATGAGCCATGCATGGAAGGCTACAAAATAAACCACAACGGAAAAGTTCTAACACTTTTCTCAAGAAAGGGATCACCATACTACAATCAACATGGTGCATATTTGATGGTGGAGCTGTCGAAAAGCCTACAAAACGCCCAAGAACTAGCGCTCTACATTCAAAAATTTTGA
- the fdhD gene encoding formate dehydrogenase accessory sulfurtransferase FdhD gives MEIVKIDTAAKTVHKTEDYVAEEKPIHIFINKRHYATIMCTPKDLKELAVGHLLTEGIVKAIEEIEKITFKEHVCRINLKPSVNLETRLKFAGMFSRIIPSACGGPYQPQVSKNLKKVSSKTAVKAETIQSCVNSLNRLAETFRKTGGVHAAAIYKADGTLLAFAEDVGRHNAVDKAIGKCALNKASFGECFLALSGRLTADIVLKAARVGIPIIASIAAALNSGIEVARKANLTLIGFVRGNRMSIYNAPERILS, from the coding sequence GTGGAGATAGTTAAAATTGACACCGCAGCCAAGACAGTCCATAAGACTGAAGACTATGTGGCTGAAGAGAAACCCATCCACATATTCATAAACAAAAGGCATTATGCCACAATAATGTGCACACCAAAAGACCTTAAGGAATTAGCCGTTGGCCATCTCTTAACAGAAGGCATAGTGAAGGCAATTGAAGAAATCGAAAAAATAACATTCAAAGAGCATGTATGTCGCATAAATTTAAAACCAAGCGTAAACCTCGAAACTCGCCTAAAATTCGCAGGGATGTTCTCCCGCATAATTCCATCAGCTTGTGGAGGACCCTACCAGCCCCAAGTATCAAAAAACCTTAAGAAAGTTAGCTCGAAAACGGCTGTTAAGGCTGAAACCATCCAGAGCTGTGTAAACAGTCTAAATCGATTAGCGGAAACTTTCAGAAAAACTGGAGGGGTGCATGCCGCCGCCATCTACAAGGCTGATGGGACGCTTTTGGCTTTCGCCGAAGATGTTGGCCGCCACAACGCTGTGGACAAAGCCATAGGAAAATGCGCCCTAAACAAGGCTTCTTTCGGCGAATGTTTTCTGGCCTTAAGTGGCAGACTAACCGCTGACATAGTCCTCAAAGCTGCAAGGGTTGGCATACCAATAATAGCCTCTATAGCTGCAGCCTTAAACTCTGGCATAGAGGTTGCCCGAAAAGCGAATCTGACACTAATAGGCTTTGTCCGTGGAAATCGTATGAGCATTTACAACGCACCGGAGAGAATTCTCTCATAA